The genomic interval CGGTGATTTTGCCCTGCTGGAATGTTTGGAAGTGAACAACTATGGCGCATTTCTCGATTGGGGCATTCCCAAGGACCTGATGGTTCCTTTTAGAGAGCAAAAACAAAAAATGGAACCGGGCCGGCAATACATGGTTTACGTGTATGTGGACGAAAGCAGTAAACGTATTGTGGCCTCTTCGAAAATTGAGCGTTTTCTGGACCAAACATTTCCCCGCTTTGAAGAAGGTCAGGAAGTAAAAATTAAAATTTGCGGTCAGAACGACCTGGGATATAAAGCCATTATTGAGGGCACGCATAGTGGAATTTTATACCGCAATGAAATTTTCCGTAAGCTGCGTATTGGAGAAGAATCTACTGCCTTTGTAAAAAAGGTGAGAGAAGACGATAAAATTGATTTGATACTGGATCGTCCCGGTCCCAAAAAAGTTGATGCACTCAGTCAGAAAATTCTCGACACACTTGCCGACAGAGGGGGCTTCATCAATGTAACGGATAAAAGTGATCCTGAATTTATTTCCATGCTTTTCGGTGTAAGTAAAAAAACCTACAAAAAAGCGGCCGGAGCATTATATAAAGCAAGAATGATCCGCATTGAGGATGACGGCATTTATTTAAACAGCGAAACCCGATCCGGAAGTAAAAAGTAAGCGAATACAGGGTTTACCGTAACGAATGGATTCATCACTTAAATAAATTTCGAGTCCCGTTTCGGAATTGATCCACGAAAAAATGCCGGCATCCGAATGAGCTTCACCCTTTTTCAGGGTGATTTGTTTCCGAAAGGATTCCATTATTTCGTTCAGAAATTCCGGATTATTCGAGAACGCAAGCAAATCCATTTCAGAAATTTCTCCATTCAGCAAGCGAATTGAAAATTCAAAATACGCATTGCTTTGTCCGCACATTGGAATGGAGTCGATCGTTTCAACCGGAGTCTCCACCAATGGAAAACCAATTCGGTGTTCCGCTAACTTAACCGATGGGTCTCCCAAGCGCAAACCTAAAATATCACCATCTGTGGTGGAGAAAAAAAGTTCTGCCACACATTCTTCCGGTTGCAGAAGAAGATCCATCGGATTTTTCTTTTTGCCTTTACAGGATGCCAGGCAAAGTAAGATCGACAACAACACTAAAATTCTCATGCAACAAAACAATAAAAAAGCCGGTGAACGAGCAACTAATTGGAACTAATATTTAATTTTTCATATACATCCATCAGTACCTGTACATCAGCTCTGCAATAGGCTGCTATTCCACTGATATTTCCATCTTCCCAATAGGCCTTCGCCACCTGGTCGCCGCTCATGGAATGTTTGGGCGATTCCAGATCGAAAACATGGGCCAATAACTCGAGCGAAGTAAAATGCTTGTAGTCGCCAAACTTCCACCAGTCCATCGTATCAATATGCTGAATCTCCCATGGTTTTTTATGCTGAAGTTGTAATTCTTCCGGCAATGGAATTCCGCGAATGAGCATCCGGCGCGCTAAAAAGGGGAAGTCAAATTCCTTTCCGTTGTGTGCACAAAGTATTGCTCCTTCGGGAAATTCTTCCCGTAAAAAATTTTTGAATTGATAGAGGAGGCGGATTTCATTATGACCATATATCAATTTGCTTTTCCTAGTTTTCGTTTTTCCTCTTCTTCCGTACCAGGCCAATCCGATACAAACCACCCGTGCAAACTCTGCATAAATTCCGGCTTTCTCGTATAGCTGCTCTACCGAAAGTTCAGAATGTTTTATGGAGGACTTCATTTTTAATTCAAAAAGTCGCTTTCCCTGAGGATCTAGGTCCTTAAAATGATAAATCAGTGGCACCGTTTCTATATCTAAAAAAAGGATTGCCGATGAAGAATTTCTCATGGTGCAAAATAGATGCAAATTCGGATTCAATTGAAATCAAAAATTCTTCAAATTTTCATTTCGGCAAAGTCCCAGTATTCTTGTAAAATGGAAGGATAATGTTATTTTTATAAAAAATCAGCATGAGAAAGAGTCTCGTTTTAATTCTGCTTATCCTATTTGCAGCTTGCGGAAAGCAATTTGATGCCAAGGAATTCTATTCCTATCCCAAAGCAACTTCAGTTTTTAAATCGTTTGATGAAAACTATGTGATGCCCGATGGCAAATTCATCGAGTTTCAAAAACGACCTGATGGATATTTTGTGATAGTAAAAAGCCAGAACGATCCCGACAAAATCGAAAACGAATACTTGTATTGGTCGAAAAAAACAAACCAATATGAACCATTACCCGCTTCATTTCGAAAATCAGGGGAGTATTATCGTTCGACAGCTATGAGTTATTATGCCGGACAAATCTATGCCTTTGATCACTCGCTCTATTA from Flavobacteriales bacterium carries:
- a CDS encoding ribonuclease H-like domain-containing protein, with protein sequence MRNSSSAILFLDIETVPLIYHFKDLDPQGKRLFELKMKSSIKHSELSVEQLYEKAGIYAEFARVVCIGLAWYGRRGKTKTRKSKLIYGHNEIRLLYQFKNFLREEFPEGAILCAHNGKEFDFPFLARRMLIRGIPLPEELQLQHKKPWEIQHIDTMDWWKFGDYKHFTSLELLAHVFDLESPKHSMSGDQVAKAYWEDGNISGIAAYCRADVQVLMDVYEKLNISSN
- a CDS encoding GntR family transcriptional regulator — protein: MSGLGHYNDFTILRFLEFGALLDGGEWGELKLAKRCIPDGAKAGDAVRVFLYTDSEDQPAVTTDAPLCEVGDFALLECLEVNNYGAFLDWGIPKDLMVPFREQKQKMEPGRQYMVYVYVDESSKRIVASSKIERFLDQTFPRFEEGQEVKIKICGQNDLGYKAIIEGTHSGILYRNEIFRKLRIGEESTAFVKKVREDDKIDLILDRPGPKKVDALSQKILDTLADRGGFINVTDKSDPEFISMLFGVSKKTYKKAAGALYKARMIRIEDDGIYLNSETRSGSKK